The Juglans regia cultivar Chandler chromosome 1, Walnut 2.0, whole genome shotgun sequence nucleotide sequence TTATACAGCTTGCTCTCAAGGTGATGAGTAAAAGAAAACCTGAAGATCTTGATAAATTCTTTCTCATTGCTTGGAGCATGTGGCATAGAAGAAACCAGAaggtttttgaaaataaaatcttaccaaCAGACCAAGTTATTGTGCATGCTCTGATATTGGCTAAAGATTATAAAGAAGCAAGATTTCAGAAACAAAATAGAAAGCTTTCCAGTTGCTGTTGGCAGGCTCCTCCTCAAAATGCATTGAAGTTAAATGTAGATGGAGTTGTTTTTGACACTCTAAATAGAGTACGCGTGGGTCTTATTTTAAGAAATACTTCCTGTGAAGTGATCTTGGTTGCTAGTATGCAGGAAAATGGAGTGGAAATTGAGCTCCTTGCTATATTGAGAGGGTTACAATCTGCATTCCCATAGGTAGTTATGAGCTTATCATTGAAAGTGATTATTTACTCATAATGTGGCCAAGAAGAACAAGGTAGACAGGCTTTTcgtgaaataataataataaaaataaaaaaataaaagagagagagagagagagagagtttgctTGTTGATGTTTGTGTTGGGCCCTtgctaaagaaaataaacaccCAAATGGGATTGGATTTGGCCCATATGCGGCATGTTTGGTTAGCTTGGTCTAGTTTGGATCTTAGGTGGAGCTAGATAAGAACTCGTATGGGCCTAGGTTTGGCTCTTGCGCGCTAGTTTTGATTAGCTTGGTTAGGGGTGTGCAACTGCAACTGGATCCGGATGTTAAAAACTGGGCGATTATTTAGGTATCGGTACCGTTTTGGATATCGTTTCgaaatagtctatatatgaataaattatatataaatttatttatatatataaacttatataaattataaatagtctggtcTGAATTGAAGGAGTCAAAAAATGAGCCTgcagtttgaagaaatgaaaaaaaaaaaagtaagggcCGAAATATGTATATTGATCGATACTGGCCGATACGGCTGAAATTCTGACCGGTACGAAACAATATATCTGTCTGTACCGGCTACTCGGCTGGTATAGCATATTTtagccgtaccggccggtacaaaACGGATTTCAAAACACTAGTTGATACGGTACTCTTTgtgttcatccataaaataaataataaataagtaaataaaaataaataaagagagacacagGGATTTCATGGTTTGGCATAAAAATTTACGTCCACGAGTTGGTTGGgggcaaaatccactataatatgtgattttacaatctctcaatACATTAGAGAAATTTAGGTTTCAGGTTGTTGAAGACGATGCCTCCCTTGAGAGAGATATGGTGGAGTCACTGTGTGTGGTGGAGTATATGCATATAGAGCCCCTTCATTTGTAGAGATTTCTTCCTTTTATAGAGGTCTATTTTCTTCCTTAGAGTGATTGAGTTTAACTTGCCTTATGAAGCACTTTCCTTTTAGGTGTCTGAGTCAACTTTTTTTGGTTTATCTCTTCCTTNNNNNNNNNNNNNNNNNNNNNNNNNNNNNNNNNNNNNNNNNNNNNNNNNNNNNNNNNNNNNNNNNNNNNNNNNNNNNNNNNNNNNNNNNNNNNNNNNNNNTCTTTGTCATCTTGTAGTACGGTAGACAAGGTTAAAGGACTCCAATCCAAGCTTGCATAGAGTTAAAAGTATGTTAGAAGGATGTCTGATAGTCCCGCCCTATAAAAGGGATATGGAACATGGGACAAAATATCACTTTTGAGATCCTAAGCACTTGAGAGCTTTTGGAGCCGCATACTTCAGAAAAGCAAGGAAGGAGCGGCGCGACGGAGTAGCGAACCTGGCTATGAGGTAGGTTAGCTTTTAAGACAGGATTGAGGAATGTGGGGCAAATGTTGTATGTAAAAGGCATTTGCATATTCTATAACCTTCCTAATCTTGAACatgaataaatatgttttgatcaTTATGTTTATCTTATGTTCATTCTTATTGTTTGAAactttaaggcctcgtttgttttcggagatgagatgagatgagatgagatgagattaaagttaaaaagttgaataaaatattgttagagtatattttttaatattatttttgttttgggatttgaaaaagttgaattgtttattttattttgtattggaagttgggaaagttgtaatgattagatgagataagatgagatgagatgaaaagttttcccaaaacaaacgaggcctaaatgtgtttgttgttttCCATTAACTTATGATCTCGGTGTGAATATCTGTATCTTTGTGTGAGTAAGTGTACCATGCGTCAATAATCATGGTATAGGAAGGAGTTCCCCAGACCATTCCAACGAGATGTCTCGACAAGCTTTAAATGAGTAGAGGGATTCCTTGTGAATGAATGGGGTGGGCCGGTATTGTGTTGGCCTCACTTTATAGTCAGGATATAGAACCCCCGGCGTATCACTTGTTTGtgtctttgagttggttggCCAATTAGACGTTCCCAGTGCAACATGTTATCTTTGTGTGAGAGCTGACTTGTGTTAGGGTACAGACGAGTTGGCTTGCACCATGTCGGTCTGTGATGAATGTCTATATTATAACCATCTGTGTGATGACGATTGTGCCTTTGATCTATTGGAGTGAAAGGTGATTCCTTGCCTAAATACTACTTGCTTTAAATGATATCTTACATAAAAGGGTAACTCTTCAGAGGGTGATTCCGCGTCATgcctatatatgtatatgtttcaCTAAAAGGGTAATTCCTTGCCCTTTTTTATGGACTCATGTGTCTATGCCTTAGAAGGTGATTCCTCACCAAAGCGTTCATATATGTGTCCTTTCACTATTTACATGAATTGTTCATTACATCTTTAGGAGCATTATCTCTCGTTAGCAGTGTTTGTCATGGCTGAGTAACCTACCTATGGTTTCAATCTTGGATCTATAGACTTTAATGAAGAGTTAGAACCAGGAGTAGTACCCGAGGAAAAAGAGTTGATCATGCTTAAACCCTAAAGACAGAGGCATGTCTCTATTGTAGGAGCCATGCATCAATTTGAATTTTACTTCGTACTTTCTAGGAGGTGACCAATTGTATTCGATCTGTTGCCCGTTGGACGATAAACATACTATTTGGGTCATATGTAACTCTATGTTAATACTTATGAGGAATGACAATAATCATTTCTAAGATTGTGTTTTAGACATATGGGACCAGAATGTCTAGTTTACTGACAAAACATATTTCTTTTTCGCCgaaattttataactatatcCAACATGTGTACTTCCACTTGGATAAGAGACACCTAACCCGAACAATCCTTAGGTGTTAACCTTTTGGCTCACACCCTTGGCACCATAGAACCTCGCCACGTACTTTACAGGAGGGACGGGGTGTCACATAACTTATCACATGAAGTCATGTCAGtgtgtgagtttacttttataaaatctctttataattgtagtacttctctctattttcattttttatcaagAAAGGTTAATCACACTTCTTGAACATACAACAAGATGTAGTGTCTCTTAATTAAGCTTTTGGATTGTACAAAGAGAATTTGATCACTCTAATGAAGATGCGATTGAATAAAGCCAACAGATTTGCTGATTGAACTATTACTCAATCCTTCATGAATAAATGCATAAAACTAGGCattgtatcatgtatatatacataaatgcaTATACAagcatacatacacatatataaacacgtatatacatacatatgtatatatctatacatGTATACACAACTCGCTCTAACGAAGATGAGATTGAATACAACCCGCCAGACTATTGTCTTGTCTTTGGTTGAAGAAATTATTCAATATCATTgcttatttctttttgtataaattacgttttaataacatgttatatatatgattgtgtTCGTGGCGTGAAAGATACTCAACGTTTTAGTCCAACAGACAAGTAGCACAATGCGAAAGGTCGGGCTGATACACCTCAGCAAATGGTGAAACAAGGGATTTGTCACCTGGAACCGGTCAAGCGAGAAAAGGTCTCAACCGTATGAAGGCGAGAAATGCTGGTGTAAAAGGTGAGAAAGAAGAGCTGAAGAGGCTGGTAACTCAAGCAAAGGGCGAGGTACGATCCTAAGGCAAGCAACGGTCAAGGACAAGACCCATACAGATGTAATGGCTTATTGAGATAACCCAGAAATGCTTAGATGACAACAGTGTCGTACGCGGAGGCCCATACTCCACCTGAAAGGTCACATATGGAGTAAGTCTGCGGAAGGAAAATTACGACTCTACAGGGCATATCGTCTAAACCCAGATGTATGGTCCAGTGCCACGTGGGATACCCATTCTGAAGAGGGACTGTGAACTGGACTAAAGACAAGCCACAAGAATGTGCATGTCTTATCCCGTTAGTCTATCTCTGTCATCCTACAAATGGATGGCTAAGACTAAAGGACCCTTATTCAAGTATCCTGGAGATAGAAATACGTCAAAAGGACTTCTGATGATCCCGCCCTGTAAAAATGATTAGACAAGGGACAAAATTTTACTTTTGAGATCGTAAGCATTGGAGTTTCTTTGGAGTCGGAGTCTTGAGCAAGAGGCTCCAAAGAGATCAACGAAGGGAACAATGTCAATGTCATCATAGTATTCTTAATATTGTTAAGGTATCTTAACTTCTAAGATAGTATTGAAAATGTGGGGTAAATGTTGCGGGTATGTCGTGAGATTTAGCCTTGTATATTCTGtaacttccattttcttttcatgaaacTAATATACATATTCTTCACTTTGTTTATGGATTATCTTTACACTATGACTTTGAGATGATGAGTTTGAATGATTCGGATTTATGGTGTTCTggattttcaaatatttgagtCTTACCGTGTGTTAATCATCATGGACGGGTTGAGGAGTCCCCGTTCCATTCCTATGACACATTGCCATGATTTTCATACGAATGAGTAAGGGTTCTTGTGATGATCGAGGTGGAACGATTTTGTATTGCCCTTAATAGATAGGTTGAGAGATTCCCGGGCATATCTTGTGTGGTGATAGGGATTTTCGGGTGTGTGTCTTATCGTGTATCAATCATTATGGACAGGTTGAGCAGTCCCCCTCCCATTCCTACAACACATTGCCACGACTTTCATATGAATGAGTCAGGGTCTTCGTGATGATCAGGGTGGAACGCTTTCGTATTGTCCTCACTTGATAGACGGGTTAAGAGATTCCCTAGGTATATCTTGTGTGGTGTCTTTGAGTCAATTGACCGAGTATAATATGACCATGGGCCAATCCAGTATATCACAACATGTGTGATGGACGATTTGAAATAGACAAATCAACTTGCATGTTGGCCGGGTGGGAGTGAGTCCCCTAGTGGAGTAGTGAAGTGATTCCCTACAGGATTTATATGATGAGTTTTATGTGCTTGAGAAGAGGGTGGTTCCTCGCCTTGGTAATAACTATGTATACTTGAAATTTGCAAAGATGATAATTCCTCAAAGGGTGATTCCTCTTCATGCTGATATACTACTGTTTTATTCAGAGGGTGGTATCTCATCATAACTATGGATGCATGTGTTTCCACCTAGGGTGATTCCTCTCCACACATGAATATATGTGTTCATAGATCTTTTACATGAAGCTGTGCATTACATCTTCACATGCATTGCCTCTCAATAATAGTTTTGTTATATTTGTTTAATCTACTTATGGTTTCGTTTATCAAAACTGTAGACTTTGATACAAAGGTAGCCCTAGGAGTGGAGCGAACCCGCCTGGGCAACAGTAACAGAGGCATGTCTCTGTTAATAGTTATTTATACTTTTGAAATGTGTAATATTTAGTCAAGTGATGAATCATGTTTGGTCTGTTGTACATGAACATAGGAAATGAATGGATAATACTGGGTTATATTATTTGAGAAGTGACAATGACGTATGAATATTTGTGTTAATCAATGATCCCATTTATGGTTTAGACCTTTGGTACAAATTGTATTTAGTTTCTGACTAAACCTTTACTTATTCCATTGTGATATAATGTATATTTACTTACACATGCACTTTCTTGTGAACATTGCACATCTTTTTTGGATCTAAATCTTGGGTGCTGCCGACCGGCTGGCACCCTTGGCACCATGGATCCTCACCAGGTCCTTTACCGAGAAACAGGGCCCCACACTCCTGGTGTTAAAGCATACACTCTCTCGCCTATACCATCTACCTTTGGCCTTTCCTTCCTCCAATAGGGTCGGTCTTTTCTTCTTAGACTGCTTGTGGGCTCCTTGGGGTAATGCCCAACATGGTTGCATCAATAGCGCGAGAGCGATGCTTGGTGGTAGTGCCCCTCACGGGACCTATTGCAGTGGCTGCACACTATTGTACATCCTCCTTTTCTGGCCAATCACTACGGTTGCCAAACTTGAATACTTCCACTCAACGATTGAGGCTACATTTACTAACTTCTGGAAGTCTTGTATCTGCAGACAAGCCACTTGGGTTCGTAACCGCAGCTGTAGCCCATATTGGAAACACTCTGTATGCATTTCTTTCATGACAATAAGATGTAGGGTAAACATTCCCAACTCAATCAACTTAGCAGCACCTTGCTACTCTGTCATGTTACCTTGGACTAAATTGGCAAAATCCTTCGACTTTTGTTGCTTACTATAGCAGGAAAATACCgatcatcaaattccttccCCTTGAAATAAGCAATTATCTCTTAGCACCCCATCAAACTACTGCTTCCCCTTGAAATAAGTAGCTAGTGTACAGTACTTTCTTATCTTCTGAGCAACTCCACACTTTGAAACATCTTTCAATATCCATAATCCATATTTCTACCTTTGTTGGTCCTTCATTCCCGAAAACCCCCGAATACCAATAGGCTAAAAATTGTTCATACGTACATCCTTGTTGTTTGACGTGTGGGTGGTTAACTAGATATATTTGCAAATGCTGTTGGAAAAACCCATGCAATCATTGCAGCATGTTTGTCATACAATCGATTGCTCGGGCCATGGCGTGGCTTTCATCGTTATGTGGTTGTTCTTCTACATGATCACCCagtagcagcagcagcaacaacagtagtaggaaaatgctagtttacCCCTTGGTTTGCCCCCGGGCTTCACTActcatgaattttaatttttcttaatgtttaaGAAATTGACTACTAGTGAATTTGGGTATCTTTTtcaaatgtttaaagatatttaaaaaattattgaaaaaaagaagaagaaaaaaaaaagtgagattgtgTTAAGGGCAGTCCCAGTGGTAAGCGCTGTGCGACATAGTAAAAAGGACCCGTAATAATAcgttagggacctcggtctagtccctaaacacgaAGGTCCACGAGCTCGCCTTGGtgatgcagcagcagcagcagcaataggaaaatgctagtttacCCCTTGGTTTGCCCCCGGGCTTCACTActcatgaattttaatttttcttaatgtttaaGAAATTGACTACTAGTGAATTTGGGTATCTTTTtcaaatgtttaaagatatttaaaaaaattattgaaaagaagaagaagaaaaaaaaattgagattgtGTTAGGGGCAGTCCTAGTGGTAAGCGCTGTGCGACATAGTAAAAAGGACCCGTAATAATACGTTAGGGACCTCgatctagtccctaaacacaaGGTCCACGAGCTCGCCTTGGTGATGGTGATGACCGAGTGGgccttgccaacttgcttggccttcaaCTTTTGTGGCAATGGAGGGTCCCTAGGTTGATGAATGTTTAGTGTTTGGGTGATggaagtgatgatgatgatgcaatTGGGTGTTCTAAGTGTTTGATGGATGCAATGCAATGTGGTTCGAGTAGTACTTGTTCTTGAGGATGGCGTCGAATTGGTAAGGGCTAGGGTTGGAGGCGTGAAGTGAGGTTAGGGTTTGGTGGCTAGGGTAACACCCAAATGGGTAGTGGAATTAGGGTTTGCATGAGTTTAGGGTTTGGATTTGGGTTGGCGTGATTGGATGATTGGAGGAGGTTGGACGAATTGGAGAAGAGTATGGAAATATTCCTAAATGGTAGGAATCTTTTAAGGAAGGAAAGGGATTCGGTTTTGACTATTATGGAAGGTCTTGGTTGACTTGAGATAATGTAGGAAAGGAAGGATTTAAGGAATTGATGATAATTGGCAATTCCTTAAATCAAGGGATTGGATTTGGATGAAGTCAAagattcctaaattataggaattgCCTTATTGGACTTGGAGGTTTCGGCTAGGATTTATGGAGGATGGAGGAAGGCTAAATATGGTAAGTAGCCAAATATGGTAACTAGGGTAAATACACTGGTGGCCGTAATATGGTGCATGGGACGATTGAATGGATGCAAGGAAATATATGAACACAATGGAAAATTATGAACATTcaagaacttgaatgaacacAAAGATAAGCCAATCAACTTTAATTCACAAATTGCACAAAGATGAAAGggaacctcatatattgataaaatgaatCACACATATTCACGAATTGTATGGTGTGATTCTATCTTAAGGGATTTACGAATTGCACCCTAAAGAGCCTAAGTGCTAAGCACCGAAAATGATCTCATGAACAATAAGCCGTCCACAATAGGaattgtcaaaagatgtaaatgaaATGACTAAGAGTCCTATTTACAGAGATTACAAAGTGGAAACGCCCAAAAGGTGCcttggaaaatattaaaataaaaataaagaaagcaataagatagTCTTGTAAGGGCCCTGGTGGCCCGTTGCATGCATTGGCCTATGGGTGGGCTAGTGTGGTTCATGGCCCACTGCTGGATTGGTCTGGCTAATGGTAGTTGGGGCATGGTATGGTGCTGTGTATGGGCTTGCTGGTGGGCATGGCAGGGTGCCATGCATGGGCCTGTTGGTGGGCACGACATGGTGTTGTGCATGGCCTGTTGCTAGCATGGCAGGGTGCCCTGCGTTGGTGCTGCATGGCCTAGGCGGGTGGCCTAGGCATTGATGTTGCAAGGTATGCGCTGGTgccatgcgctggatggcatgcctggtgggcatgccattGGCCTTGCTTGCAGGGCAtaggctggagccgtgcgctggatggcatgcttGCTGATgcatgccactaaccttgcTGGGCTGCTGCTGGTGGGGCGTGCGCAGGAGCGAGCACATGGGCTTGCAATATAGGGGCGTGCGCAGGGGCTTGCTGCGTAGGGGTGCAGGTAGGACTGCGTGCATAGGCGAGCGTAGGGGCGTGCACATGGGCGTGTGCATGCTGGGCCATGTGCGGTCACTAACCTCGCTAGGCATGCGTATAGGCATGAGCATGCTAGGCTACGTGCTACCAGTAGCCTTGCTGGGCCTTTCATGCGTGTCAAGGCATGGGCCATGGCATGCATGTGGGCTGGCTGTGGGGCTACCATGGCATGTCAAGGGTAGTGTCGAGGCGTGGCCCAAGGCCACTTTCCTAGGGGTCCTGACATTCCCCCTCCCTTCAAGCACatccttgccctcaaggatCAATTGAGGAAATCTTGCCCCTATGTCATCATAGTCTTTCCACATAGCCTCTTTCCTTGGCACTCCTCCCCATTGAATTAAAACTTGCCACacctttcttctctttctcccccttGTGACCATTTCATTGCCAAGAACCTCCATTGGTTGCAGAAGCATCCTCCCATCTTCATCAAATCTTTCCACAATAAGCTTTGGGTCACCAACTCTTTTCTTCAACATGGTCACATGGAAAATCGGATGTAGCTTGGAGGTTGGAGGGAGTTCCAACCTATAAGCCACCTCTCCCAACTTCTCTAGCACCTTGAAAGGTCCATTGTACCTTTTGGAAAGCTTCAAATTAAGCTTTTTCCTTAAGGTCATTTGCCCATATGGTTGGAGTTTCAAATAGACATGGTCCCCCACATTGAAGGCCACTACTCGCCTTCCTTGatcataatacttttttatcctcTCTTGAGCTCTCTTGAGATCTCTCTTAACTTTTGCCAAGATCTCATCCCGAATAAGCGATTCACTCTCCACTTCATCATTTTTGGCCGTGCCTCTCTCATAATTAACCAAGATGGGTGGTGGTCTCCCATACACAACTTCAAAATGACTTCTTTGGATGGAAGCATGGAAGGAAGTGTTGTACCAATATTCGGCCCATGTCAAATAACCCCATCTCCTTTGTTCCTCATGGCAAAAACACCTTAAGTATTGTTCAAGTGTTCTATTCACTACTTCGGTTTGCCATCGGTTTGAGGATGGTAAGATGAGCTTGCGTTCAACTTACTACTTGCAACTCAAATAATTCCTTCCAAAAGGTGCTCATGAACACCCTATCCCGATTGGTCACTATGCTCTTTGGAAAGCCATGGAGCTTCACCACGTTGTCCACAAATGCCTTGGCCACACTCTTAGCCATGTAAGGATGTTTGAGGGGAATGAAATGAGCATACTTACTAAGGCTATCCACCACCACCAAATAATCTCATAACCACCACTAATAGGTAAGCCTTCCACAAATTCCATTGTCAAGTCCTCCCAAATCAAGTTTGGAATTGGCAATGGTTGCAAGAGTCTGGATGGAGGTCTTGTATCATACTTGGTCTTTTGCATATATCACATTCAACCACTAAGGTCTTCACGGCCTTCTTAAGCCCTCCCAATAAAAGAAGTGTTGAATCCTTATATAGGTCCTTAACCAACCCGAATGTCCTCCCTCCTTGCTATTGTGAAAATGATCAAGGATCTCCCTCCTCAAGTTGGGTACATTCGGTACATACACATAGTCTTTGTAGTAGATCAAGCCATCTTTCACTTTAAAGCCGACCACTCCATCTCGTTGGACTTCTAGGAGTTCCAAAATTTCAATGGCCCTAGCATCAAGCTTTGTGGCCTCTTGGATCTTGTCCCAATTTCTCCATTCGGCCCCACTCAAGGCCAACATGGAAGACTCATCTTCTTCTTGAACAACCCACAAGAGTGAACTTCCTTCTCTTCTACTCAATGCATTGGCTACCTTGTTCTCTTTACCCGGTTGGTACACAATGTCGTACTCAAAACCAAGCAACTTCACAAGGAACTTTTGTTATTCGGGTGTCACAATCTTTTGTTGAAGGAGGTGCCTCAAGGCTTGTTGAGCTGTCACAATAGTGAACTTACGGCCCAATAGGTAAGGCCGCCACATTTTTACAACATGAACTACCGCTAGCATCTCTCTAGCATAAGTACTCCAAGCCTTTTCATTGGCCCAAGTGCTTTAGAACTAAGggccaaaggtttttttttcttgaaccaAAACAACCCTTATTCCCTCACCACTTGCATCGGTATATACTTCAAATGGCTTTTTAAAGTTAGGCAAATTAACACGGGAGTATTGGTCATAGCCCT carries:
- the LOC118348675 gene encoding uncharacterized protein LOC118348675, encoding MKVPNRVKIFAWRAFKNGLPTRRNLKARHIVQEALCEWCTEGEKDVAHALYYCLSVRQSWKHYFLVLMTDDAQLDIIQLALKVMSKRKPEDLDKFFLIAWSMWHRRNQKVFENKILPTDQVIVHALILAKDYKEARFQKQNRKLSSCCWQAPPQNALKLNVDGVVFDTLNRVRVGLILRNTSCEVILVASMQENGVEIELLAILRGLQSAFP